TATGATAGTCCTTATCGGTTTCGCGTTTCTGGCCGGTATCGTCACGATCCTCTCTCCCTGCATTTTTCCCCTCCTCCCCGTGATCCTTTCCGGGAGTGTGGGGAAAAGCAGGCTGCGTTCGTTCGGGATTGTCGCGGGATTTACGGCGAGCTTCACCTTTTTCACCCTCGCGTTGACGCAGATCGTCAGGCTGTTCGGCATTCCGGCGGATGTCCTCCGGATTGCCGCGGTTATCCTGATTATCCTCTTCGGCCTTACAATGATCGTCCCGCGGTTTCACGAGTGGTTCGGGAGGGCGGCATCGAGGATCGCGAAATTCGGACGCCGGAAACCGCAGCCGGAAGAAGTGGGGGACGGGCCGCAGACGGGCATACGGGGATTCGCCGCCGGGCTTCCCCTGGGGATCAGCCTCGGACTGGTCTGGACCCCCTGTGTCGGCCCGATCATGGCCTCGGTCATCAGTCTCGCGCTGACAAGCAGGATCGATATCGGATCGGTGTTCGTCACCCTCTCATACTCAGCCGGCACCTCGATTCCGATGCTCGCGATCATGTTCGGCGGCAGAACCCTGATCGAACGGGTTCCCTTTCTTTCGAGGAATACCGCGAAGCTGGAAAAGATTTTCGGCGTGCTGATGATCTCAACGGGTATCGCTTTAGGATTCGGGCTGGACAGGCAGCTTCAGGCGGGGCTACTGGATCTTTTTCCGGGTTACGGCGAGGGATTGACCGCGATTGAAAACACTCATCCCGTAACCGAAGCCCTCATGGAAAGAAAAACGGGAGGGGGGGCGATGATGATGACGGGAAGCGGGGATTTTTCACCGGCCCGGTCCTATGAACAGGGGATCATGAAGGACTTCGGAAAAGCCCCCGAAATCGTCGCCGGGGGTGTGTGGTTTAATCTGGATAAAACCGATGTAATCACGCCTCCGTCCCCCGCGGAAGGAAGCGGGATGGAGGAAAGCGACCCCCGATCGCCCGTCATGGCGGACTTCGGGGGCAGGCCCG
The Spirochaetales bacterium genome window above contains:
- a CDS encoding redoxin domain-containing protein; the encoded protein is MIMIVLIGFAFLAGIVTILSPCIFPLLPVILSGSVGKSRLRSFGIVAGFTASFTFFTLALTQIVRLFGIPADVLRIAAVILIILFGLTMIVPRFHEWFGRAASRIAKFGRRKPQPEEVGDGPQTGIRGFAAGLPLGISLGLVWTPCVGPIMASVISLALTSRIDIGSVFVTLSYSAGTSIPMLAIMFGGRTLIERVPFLSRNTAKLEKIFGVLMISTGIALGFGLDRQLQAGLLDLFPGYGEGLTAIENTHPVTEALMERKTGGGAMMMTGSGDFSPARSYEQGIMKDFGKAPEIVAGGVWFNLDKTDVITPPSPAEGSGMEESDPRSPVMADFGGRPVLVDFWTYSCINCIRSIPYLKKWYDAYRDDGFLVIGVHTPEFEFEKNRSNVAKAIGDIGVTWPVVLDNDYRQWNAYDNRFWPAHYYIDAKGHVRYVHFGEGDYADQEGVIRALIEETGRKPGRERSGEEHVLTAGTPEIYLGYGRTRGFLDRDSFAGDTVFDYGGSASPSNGEWSLSGKWTIRKDYVIPESTGGLYIGFNAKKVFLVVEPEASGGEIVVSVDGAVPPDTPDVKGGVLGPLESRLYQLVEFQERKQRVMKCAVRGRLRLFTVTFG